The proteins below come from a single Bombus pyrosoma isolate SC7728 linkage group LG10, ASM1482585v1, whole genome shotgun sequence genomic window:
- the LOC122571508 gene encoding DNA-directed RNA polymerase III subunit RPC4: MSSDKSDNASNSLPSNIKIKVEPGTSLPVPIQNIKTEPGLSGSTTTRLTSFRLPRDLTLGGNIKTEKSKKVYIPNLNAQRTKKKEDLTQNDSAKTSRGRDHNRGRGRGNADRGRDRGRGRGSSNLIQSSGVWSTGIVSTPGKRYSGGSRDSDRSPQICLEKPKLELNRSIDKAEEEEKVKLLLRDDFIDDGETVNFDNGPVILPMIKGKLYKEDTKVPIEKEEEEEIDRKPIILENGEVLPPKKERKLKIPKSDVETKEEFLESIPKIVENKTNSYILMQFPDCLPGLVGGAEDTRPTRSNIANYEKENESKQQTEFCTLSSLKPGILGKLQILKSGKARLLLGENNLIVDVGSHLSFRHDLIAAKVDTENSIGDLINLGPVTSTLICSPDWESMLAKL; encoded by the exons atgtctTCTGACAAGTCTGACAATGCAAGCAATTCACTTCcatcaaatatcaaaataaaagtagaacCTGGCACATCTTTGCCTGTACCTATACAAAACATTAAAACAGAACCTGGTTTATCAGGTTCTACTACTACTAGATTAACTTCTTTCCGTTTGCCAAGAGATTTAACATTGGGGGGTAACATTAAGACTGAGAAATCCAAGAAAGTATATATACCAAATTTAAATGCTCAGagaactaaaaaaaaaga AGACTTAACGCAAAATGATTCTGCAAAGACAAGTAGAGGTAGAGACCATAATAGAGGACGTGGCAGAGGTAATGCAGATAGAGGACGCGACAGAGGACGTGGAAGAGGATCTAGCAATCTGATTCaa TCTAGTGGTGTTTGGTCCACTGGAATAGTGAGTACACCAGGAAAACGCTATAGCGGTGGTTCTAGAGATAGTGATAGAAGTCCTCAAATATGTCTAGAAAAACCAAAATTAGAATTGAACCGTAGTATTGATAAAgctgaagaagaagaaaaagtaaagttATTGCTAAGAGATGATTTCATTGATGATGGAGAAACtgtaaattttgataatgGACCAGTTATTTTGCCAATGATCAAAG GAAAGTTATACAAAGAAGACACTAAAGTACCAATtgaaaaagaggaggaagaagaaatagataGGAAACCCATTATTTTGGAAAATGGAGAGG TATTACCACCAAAGAAGGAACGTAAACTTAAGATACCCAAATCTGATgttgaaacaaaagaagaatttttagaaaGCATTCCTAAgattgttgaaaataaaacaaactcatatattttaatgcag tTTCCAGATTGTTTACCAGGTTTAGTAGGTGGTGCAGAAGACACTAGACCAACTCGAtcaaatattgcaaattacGAAAAGGAGAATGAAAGTAAACAACAAACGGAATTTTGTACTTTAAGTAGTTTAAAACCTGGTATTTTAGGGAAGTTACAGATATTGAAATCGGGTAAAGCACGCTTATTACTgggagaaaataatttaattgttgaTGTTGGGTCGCATCTTAGTTTTCGACAT GATCTTATTGCCGCAAAAGTGGATACCGAAAATTCAATCGGCGATCTTATTAATTTAGGTCCAGTAACCAGTACGTTGATATGTTCACCTGATTGGGAATCAATGCTAgccaaattataa